From the Gemmatimonadota bacterium genome, the window TCATCGGCCGGATCCTCATGTACGATGCGCTGGACATGACCTTCCAGACCTTCAACGTACAGAAGGATCCATCCTGTCCGCTGTGCGGCGAAAACCCCACGGTGACCGAGCTAATCGACTACGAAGCCTTCTGCGGCTTCGCGCCGGCCGCCGGCTGACGGCGTTTTCGGGCGTTGCCTCCCTGCCGTACGAAGGCCGGCGCCCGCAAGGGGCGTTTCCACCGGACGACCGCGCGGCCATGGGATACTCATGTTCATTCGTGTTTGCTGGTTTTCCATTCTGTCTAGCCGTTAACCCATAAGGAATCCTCACCATGGCGGAACGAATCGGTTTCATCGGTCTCGGCATCATGGGCGAGCCGATGTGTCGCAACCTCATGAAGGCGGGATATGTCTGTACCGTGAACACCCGGACGAAATCACGAGCCGAAAAACTCCTGTCGGAAGGCGCGGTCTGGGGCGACAGCCCGAAGGATACGGCCGGCAAGTCGGACGTGATCATCACCATCGTGACCGACACGCCCGACGTGGAGAAGGTCATTCTGGGCGACGACGGGATCATCGAAGGCATCAGTCCGGGTTCGGTGGTCATCGACATGAGCACCATATCGCCGTCGGCGACGCGGAGTATGGCCGCGGCCCTCAAGGAGAAGGGCGCCGACATGCTGGACGCGCCCGTCAGCGGGGGCGACACGGGGGCGATCGCCGGAACCCTGTCCATCATGGTGGGCGGCAAGCAGGACGTTTTCGACCGGTGCCTGCCGGTTTTCGAGGCTATGGGCAAGAGTATCAACCTGATCGGGGATCACGGCGCAGGACAGATGACCAAGCTGTGCAACCAGGTTGCGGTCAGCGTGGCCAACCTCGCCATGGCGGAAGCGCTCATCCTGGCCGCCAAAGCCGGCCTGGACATGGAGAAGATGCTCGCTGCGATCAGCGGGGGAGCCGCGGGTTCCTGGCAACTGTCCAACCTGGCGCCGCGCATCATCAAGCGGGATTTCGACCCGGGATTCATGGTGAAACTGCAGCAGAAGGACCTGCGCCTCGTGCTCGGCGCCGCCTCTGAGCTGGGACTGGGCTTGCCCGGGGCGAGCCTGGCCCACCAGTTGTTCAATGCCATCGAGGCCGCGGGCGAGGGCGACGAGGGCACGCAGGCCCTGGTCAAATCGCTGGAGCGCATGTCCGGGGTGGAAGTACGCGGTTAAAGACGTCCTCCCTGAAGGAGATCGATGCGTTTCAGCGTGCTGGTGACCCTTTTCGGCGTCGGTGCGGTCCTGATGGCGGTCGCCGTCGTCTTCATGTACGGGACCGACGGATCGGGGGAACCCAGAACGCCGGCGGAGCACGGCAGGAGACTCTTCCGGCTGCAGGGCTGCGCAACGTGCCATGCTATCGGCGGAGGCATTTCCCGCGGTCCGGACCTGGCCGGGCTGATTCCTCGGCTTTCCGCCCGCCTGACCGACACGGCGTATCGGAATCACCTGGATTCGCTTCGAGTGGCAAGACCGGATGTGTACGCCTTTTTCGCGCCGCGGTACGAGCATGTGCTCGGTACGCGGAGCGAAGAGCGGATCAAGACCTGGTTCGCGGAGCATCTGCGGAATCCGCGGTTCGATCACTTCACGGGACTGATGCCCGACTACGATCATTTGACCGAGGAACAGGTGGATCGGTTGACGGCCTTCATACTCACGCTCAAGTAGCAAGGCGATTGCTAGTAGCCGGCCGGACAAGCTCTCCCGTGACCGGTTCTATGGCGGGCGAGAAAAACGACGACAAAAGTTTAGTTTATAAAGAACCATCCTCGCAGAACGGAGACTGAAACATGACAGACGCTGGAAAAAGACACAGCAGGACCATCACGGACGGTCCCTCTCGGGCCCCGGCGCGGGCTATGCTCAAGGCATCGGGGTTCACCGACTCGGACCTTGCCCGTCCGATCATCGGGATCGCCAACACCTGGATCGAGATCGGTCCCTGCACCTACCACCTGCGCGACCTCGCCGAATACGTGAAGGAAGGCGTCCGTGAGGCAGGCGGCACGCCCATGGAGTTCAACACCGTGTCGATCTCCGACGGGATTACCATGGGCAGCCAGGGCATGAAGGCCTCGCTGGTCAGCCGCGAGGTGATCGCCGATTCCATCGAACTGGTCACGATCGGGAACATGTTCGACGGCCTGATCGCCCTTTCCGGCTGCGACAAGACGATCCCGGGCACGGTCATGGCCCTCGGCAGGGTGAACGTGCCGTCCCTGATGCTTTACGGCGGCTCGATCATGCCGGGCAGCTTCCAGCAGCACGACGTTACCATCCAGGACGTGTTCGAGGCTGTAGGCGCCCACGCATCGGGCAGGATGACCGACCTGGAGCTCAAGGACATGGAAGATCACGCCTGTCCGGGCGCCGGCGCCTGCGGCGGCCAGTTCACGGCCAACACCATGGCCATCGCCTTCGAAATGCTGGGGATCTCGCCCATCGGCAGCGCGAGCGTACCCGCCACCCACCCGGACAAGCCGGAGGTGGGCCGCGAATGCGGACGCCAGGTCATGGAACTTGTGCGCAAGAACCTCTGCCCGCGGGACATCATGACCCGGAAGGCCTTTGAAAACGCCATCGCCGCCGTGCTCACCACCGGGGGTTCCACCAACAGCGTGCTGCACCTGCTGGCCGTCGCCCAGGAGTCGGGCGTGGACCTGCAGATCGAGGATTTCGACCGGATCAGCGAGAAGACGCCGCTGCTCGCCGACCTGAAGCCGGGCGGGCGTTTCGTCGCCAACGACCTGTTCGCCGCGGGCGGCAACCGGCTCGTGGCCAAGCGCATGCTGGAGGGCGGCATGCTCCACGAGGACGCGATCACGGTTTCGGGCCGGACCATCGCCGAGGAAGCCGCGGATGCGTCCGAGACGCCGGGCCAGGTGGTCGTCCGGGATCTCGAGGACCCGCTCAAGCCTACCGGAGGCTACGTGATCCTCAAGGGCAACCTGGCTCCCGAAGGCTGCGTCCTGAAGGTCGCCGGCCACGAGAAGACCCACCATCGTGGCCCCGCGCGGGTCTTCGACTGCGAAGAGGACGCCATGGCAGAGGTGATGAACGGGGGGATTCAGCCCAATGACGTGGTGGTCATCCGCTACGAGGGACCGAAGGGCGGACCGGGCATGCGCGAAATGCTGGCCGTTACCGGCGCCCTCGTCGGCCGGGGCCTGGGAGAATCGGTCGCGCTCATGACCGACGGCCGTTTTTCAGGGGCAACCCACGGCTTCATGGTCGGGCACGTCGCGCCCGAAGCCGCGGTGCGCGGTCCCATCGCCGCGTTGCGCGACGGCGACACCGTGGTCTTCGACGTGGCGTCCCGCCGCCTGGACGTGGAGTTGTCCGACGAGGATATCGCCGAACGCTTGAGCGAATGGACCGAACGGTCCTCCCGTTTCGGCGACGGTGTCATGACCAAGTACGCCCGGCTAGTCTCTTCGGCGGCGAGGGGGGCGGTGACGCGGGCCTGACCGGTCAGGCGGACCAGCCGGACTACAGGATCCCGCGGCCGAGCGCGGAGAGCAGGAGTTCCACGCCCAGTTCGGCCGTGGCGTTTCCCATGTCGAGTATGGGATTCAGTTCGACCAGGTCCAGGGCGCGCAGCAACCCACTGTCGGACACCGTTTCCATGAGCAGGTGGGCCTCCCGGTAGCTCAGTCCGCCCTTGACCGGCGTACCCACGCCCGGAGCGATGCCCGGATCGCACACGTCGAGGTCGAAGGACACGTGCACGCCCGCCGTACCGTCCCCCGCGAGCTCCAGCGCTTTCTGGGCCACCCGCGCCATCCCAAGCTGGTCCACGTCTTTCATCGTGTAGACATGGATACCGGACTCGAGCACCAGGTTGCGCTCGGCGGGGTCGAGGTTGCGTACGCCGACGAGTACGGTGTGCTCCGCTTCGACGGCCGGACCGGCCGGACCGAAACCCGATAGTTCGGCAGGTTCGCCGCCCAGTAGCGCGGAAAGCGCCATCCCGTGGACGTTTCCGCTCGCACTGATACCGGGTGTGTTCATGTCCCCGTGGGCGTCCACCCACAGCAGGCCGATGCGTTCGCCGTCGTCCCGGGCGCGTGTGGCGGTGGCCACCACCGAACCGGCGGCAAGACTGTGATCGCCGCCCAGGACGATGGGCACTGCACCGTCGCGGTGCACGGCAAGCGCCGTATCGTAAAGGCCGCGGCAAACCTCCGCGATGTCTTCGATGTACTTCCTGGAGGGATCGCCCGG encodes:
- the rocF gene encoding arginase, translated to MNPIHIIGVPLDLGAGRRGVDMGPSAMRIAGVGERVSALGRTVTDRGDLSAPIRELCSPGDPSRKYIEDIAEVCRGLYDTALAVHRDGAVPIVLGGDHSLAAGSVVATATRARDDGERIGLLWVDAHGDMNTPGISASGNVHGMALSALLGGEPAELSGFGPAGPAVEAEHTVLVGVRNLDPAERNLVLESGIHVYTMKDVDQLGMARVAQKALELAGDGTAGVHVSFDLDVCDPGIAPGVGTPVKGGLSYREAHLLMETVSDSGLLRALDLVELNPILDMGNATAELGVELLLSALGRGIL
- a CDS encoding NAD(P)-binding domain-containing protein gives rise to the protein MAERIGFIGLGIMGEPMCRNLMKAGYVCTVNTRTKSRAEKLLSEGAVWGDSPKDTAGKSDVIITIVTDTPDVEKVILGDDGIIEGISPGSVVIDMSTISPSATRSMAAALKEKGADMLDAPVSGGDTGAIAGTLSIMVGGKQDVFDRCLPVFEAMGKSINLIGDHGAGQMTKLCNQVAVSVANLAMAEALILAAKAGLDMEKMLAAISGGAAGSWQLSNLAPRIIKRDFDPGFMVKLQQKDLRLVLGAASELGLGLPGASLAHQLFNAIEAAGEGDEGTQALVKSLERMSGVEVRG
- a CDS encoding cytochrome c; this encodes MRFSVLVTLFGVGAVLMAVAVVFMYGTDGSGEPRTPAEHGRRLFRLQGCATCHAIGGGISRGPDLAGLIPRLSARLTDTAYRNHLDSLRVARPDVYAFFAPRYEHVLGTRSEERIKTWFAEHLRNPRFDHFTGLMPDYDHLTEEQVDRLTAFILTLK
- the ilvD gene encoding dihydroxy-acid dehydratase, which encodes MTDAGKRHSRTITDGPSRAPARAMLKASGFTDSDLARPIIGIANTWIEIGPCTYHLRDLAEYVKEGVREAGGTPMEFNTVSISDGITMGSQGMKASLVSREVIADSIELVTIGNMFDGLIALSGCDKTIPGTVMALGRVNVPSLMLYGGSIMPGSFQQHDVTIQDVFEAVGAHASGRMTDLELKDMEDHACPGAGACGGQFTANTMAIAFEMLGISPIGSASVPATHPDKPEVGRECGRQVMELVRKNLCPRDIMTRKAFENAIAAVLTTGGSTNSVLHLLAVAQESGVDLQIEDFDRISEKTPLLADLKPGGRFVANDLFAAGGNRLVAKRMLEGGMLHEDAITVSGRTIAEEAADASETPGQVVVRDLEDPLKPTGGYVILKGNLAPEGCVLKVAGHEKTHHRGPARVFDCEEDAMAEVMNGGIQPNDVVVIRYEGPKGGPGMREMLAVTGALVGRGLGESVALMTDGRFSGATHGFMVGHVAPEAAVRGPIAALRDGDTVVFDVASRRLDVELSDEDIAERLSEWTERSSRFGDGVMTKYARLVSSAARGAVTRA